A segment of the Mercurialis annua linkage group LG4, ddMerAnnu1.2, whole genome shotgun sequence genome:
CATCAGTGAGGTAGTTGTTCGAAGAACAATTGGTTGACGACATCTTCAGAATTTAATGAATAGGTGAATCCATCTCGACAATCAGTGTAAACTACATCCATTACTCGACCAAGGTTTAGACTAGTCATTAGAAGAGGCATTGCTATGGAATTAGGCTTCATTATTTCTTCATTCATATCCTTCCATGCATCTTccaccatcttcttcatttcttcAATCGCCTTCTCTTTTGATACTCCATGTTCTTTCATGTAGCAATCCCAAGATAAACAGTGCCCCTTCTTTAGTTCGTCCTtcattttgtaaagaaaatggTGTATGATTTAGTTAAGTATGACTTAAAGAAAAACAaggatatttatttatatatacatatttaccTTGCGTGCAACCATGTCATTTAGAAGACGAGCAGACACTTTCGAAGCCTGAACAATTTTGGGATTAGTCTCTAACCATTTGTATTCTTCAACTCCTGCAATTGTTTCCATTCCGATGAAGGCAATTGGCGTAAGTACATCAAAACTGCTCGAGATCAATGCATTTTTCATATACTCATTGAATGATGGCAAATATCCACCATGATACCATTGCGCTTCAAGATGGTAGGATCTCACCAGTTCCTTGAACTAACACATaagaattgaaaaataaaaacaaaaaatagataAGTTATATACATTTATCCACAAAggtgtatgtatgtatatataaattgcTTACTTTCTCCTTTGTGTGATGAACAATGTAACATCTCCCTTTCTTGATAGCATCTTTCTCCATATCCTCAAAGAAATTTATGTATTCCTTATAAATAATATTGGTATGTTCTGAAGGTATCTCATCTGAGGCATCCATGGTGAACCTGCAAAGAGATTCAAGGTATGTATTTTAATGGGATATTAAACTTTGCACGCCACTAAACTTTCACTACTTTACAAAATAAGTAAtatactttattttgtttctttttattaCCAAAAATATCATTTCGTTTCACCGAGAGGTTACCTAAcggaaattattatttaatctcagatataaatttaaaaagatcaccgaactataattttattttaaaaagggtactaaactgtaaattttatttaaaaagggtACCGACTTTCAAATGACATGGCATTTGACGTTAAATATGTGAGCAAATCGGCATCGTTTCCAACAAGTGACGTCCAGTGaaataaaatgatatttaagtaacaaaaaataaagaaaataaagtaTAGTATCCATTTTATAACTTAGTAAAAGTTCAGTAACCTGCAGAGTTTAATATAACTATATAATATCACATAAATCATAGTTCTTGTTATTTGTAGTACCTCTCAAATGCATTAGTAAGGCATTTTAGTTCTTCCAGCGTACCATAGGAATCATATGTATCATCTAACAGTGATACAAGTTGTATGAACTTGCCAAGAAATATGCGAGAAAGAGAAAATTGAGGTTCAAAATGTGCCCCAACTCCCAACAAATATCCCTCTACGATTCTGTCCCATCTAGCATAATGACAATCTTTTTCAAGATTTAGATCTTCCCACCACCTGAGAATCAATGTATAACCAATATCATCAAATTTATCTTCTTTTTCTGTTATGATTAtggatataatatttatttagttaCCTTAAAAGAAAGGCTATCTCCTGTCGGTACATCAACTGGACGCGATTAAAATCGAGTTTTGCAAACTTGAGTAGAGTTTCATTATGATTCTCTTGGTGTTGGTAGAAACAAATGTATTTCCTAGCCTCTAATCTTGGCAATCCTCTGTGGAATGGAACTCTCAAGGCATTCTTAATGTATTGTGCGAGATGCGAGTCTGATTCTGTTGCCAGAGATTCCAACAACGGCCTTGCGAAAGATCGCGCTTTATCAAGAATATCTTCTTCTCCATGCATGCCTACAAATGTGGCTTCGTATAGGCTCAAGATGCCTCTTGAATCATTGGTTATCGTTTTCTTGAAATTACCATCACAGTCTTTGAATTTCTTGAACACATCTAGTtcacaataaaatattttgctGAGATAGAgagttgattttaaattctaaaacaCATGTTATAGTTATTGGGTTAAAATTTCTTACGGTTACTAAATTATATGCTTTCTATATTTCAGTTACTATTGTTTCATTTGTTGTATTTTGATAactcaactttcatttttccacaacataaattttttatgtggCGATGAAATTGTTAGATGTCACATAATTTTTCATCACAACCTAATTTCGCTGGATAACCTccaatttttgacaaaaatgaAAACCGAAttacaaatgtttttaaaaacaaaatgatGATGGCCGAAGTGTAAAAGTCGTCTGTAAATCATTAGACTATtctcaaattacaaaaaaggtcactaaataaacttttcttaaaaaatggtcactgaactatgccttttgttacaaaaatatttatgttcTTACACAAAGAACACTAAATTTTTCGtcaattacaaaaaggtcattaGGTTGtaccttttattataaaaaggtcactgaatttgttcctttttttaatttcggcttgccacgtaagcaaaaatgtcacatttttagcgtgaAAACGGTAttgttttatatgggtgaattTATTAGTAACAAAATGTATAATTCAGTGACCATTTATTAACAAAAGTTTGTTTAATGACCTttctttaatttgaaaaaagcCTGATAATCTAATGAGTTTAATATCCTATAAAAGTCTATATAATTCAGTAACTGCAACTTTTCTTTAGTTGGTATAGCAAATGCGTCTTTCAATAATTTTTGTAAGATTAACTTGAGCATGCATTAGGCTAATCAAAAGGAATGGCAGactcataaattttttataaagtgGATTGTACTAAAAGTTTATAAGGAGAGTAAAGTTGACtaaatatgaattataaaatGCATAGACTACAAATAGTAAGGTGATAAAACTATAGTGTTTAATTTATATTGGTACCTTTTCAAATTATAagatgagcaattgctcaccgtATACTTTTACTAAGTCCGCCTATAATCAAAAGCATAATAGATTAGCACAGACATACTTACCACAAGATACGTTATATCCATGTTGtcttaaaatttgaaacaatGTTGCCATGTTGTGGAGATCGGAGCCGCTATCAAAATCATCAGACAGATCATCGAGGTTAAGGTTGCTAAATATATAAGACAACTGCTCGTCAATTTCACTTTCAAAATGATATGACAGGCCAAGGCGGCATAGTAAATTGATCAACTCAATATTTTGGAGTAAATCCTCTGTGGAAATCAAAAGCatttcttttgctttttcttttagCGTTTCGATTTCCTTCGGCTCGATATTCTGTATCATGATTGAGAAACAATtttcaattcaatcaattataatATCATCAAATTCTTTCTTCAGTAATTGAACGTTAAATATTCGCTTTAGATAATAGTAAAATGTTGAACTATATACACCTTCATATCCAACttatgtactttttttttaaatttgtaattaaacAAATGAGTTCAATCAACTATCCATATATTACTATTTGGTGACCGAGCTGTTTTTTCCTTATTTCTTCTTTATTGCTAATAGTTATATTTtggtctaattatttaaaaaaaaaactcaccttgaattttttttctcgtttataccctaaccttgtaaaaaagtcattcgtacccaattttgggttttaggtttcatctctacccaatacagaaatataattaacaatttaatgaattaaaggatgaaaaaattaaaaacaattaaataaaaggttatatcatatgtttaattagtatataaacataaattaaaggattagcttaaactttttttcaaatgaaaagagacaattttagtatttttgggtagagatgaaacctaaaaatttaaaattggacACAAATGATTTTTCTACaaagtcagggtataaacgaaaaaaaagttcaaaataagatttttttatgtaattaagcCTTATATTTTCGTTTCAATGAGAAATTTCTCCCGAACTCAGTTCTGAATTGTCTTATAGTAACTTGGCATATGTGATTTATTTTTTCACCATGTGTCATCCGACTAATCAAAACTCCCCGCCACATcaactcaaaaaaattaattttaaaaatattctttcaattttttcacttttaaattacttttaataaaaattagaattgttagaacttataatattttttcatataataattattatatttttaatttttttgtatttttatttaaaaggtaTTATGTTTTTCGAATAATTTTCAGagaaaattattcaaattatatttttcgagCTGATGTGGCAGGCTGACATTGCAGTCTGAGATGATAGTATCACTGTATTTGAaacatgataatttttttggtaCACAATCTATGAGGTTTCCTATACCGGTTTCAGATATAAGACGATACTTTTAAGCCTTACACATCCATACTAATCCTCAATTGAGCCATGTAAATATTTTGTGAGAAGCAAACTCTAATTCCAAAATTTAAACAGccgcatatatatatataggtgtGATTCGAACCCGCGACGTCACTTAAACCGAAAGG
Coding sequences within it:
- the LOC126676353 gene encoding probable terpene synthase 6, which translates into the protein MATQESRPPPPNFPPGLWGSILASVSLSTPNIEPKEIETLKEKAKEMLLISTEDLLQNIELINLLCRLGLSYHFESEIDEQLSYIFSNLNLDDLSDDFDSGSDLHNMATLFQILRQHGYNVSCDVFKKFKDCDGNFKKTITNDSRGILSLYEATFVGMHGEEDILDKARSFARPLLESLATESDSHLAQYIKNALRVPFHRGLPRLEARKYICFYQHQENHNETLLKFAKLDFNRVQLMYRQEIAFLLRWWEDLNLEKDCHYARWDRIVEGYLLGVGAHFEPQFSLSRIFLGKFIQLVSLLDDTYDSYGTLEELKCLTNAFERFTMDASDEIPSEHTNIIYKEYINFFEDMEKDAIKKGRCYIVHHTKEKFKELVRSYHLEAQWYHGGYLPSFNEYMKNALISSSFDVLTPIAFIGMETIAGVEEYKWLETNPKIVQASKVSARLLNDMVARKDELKKGHCLSWDCYMKEHGVSKEKAIEEMKKMVEDAWKDMNEEIMKPNSIAMPLLMTSLNLGRVMDVVYTDCRDGFTYSLNSEDVVNQLFFEQLPH